The DNA sequence ACCCGGCGTGAGCCTCTCGACTCACCGGGCTCCCATTGTTCCGACCACGAACGCCCCGCGCCCGCACCAATGCGGAAACAACGCGGGGAATCGGCGCTTGACGCGCGCAAGCCAGGCAAACGCCCGGTGCTTATGCCCGCGCAAGCGTTTGTATTTCCTCATGGCCCAACGAACAATCACCCGGTCGATATGAGCCGCGACCGGCTGAAATTCGGATCCACGAAACCGACAGTAGTACGCCATCCAGCCACGAATGCGAGGAGCCAGATACTCCGCGAGAGACCCAAGAGACAGGTCACTTCGCAGCGAAAGTCGACGCCGCCGCAAAGACTGGCGCATCGCGGTCATCGACTGGCGACTGACCGCAGGCGTAAACCCAGTGCGGACCTTGCCATGACGAGTTAGGATGCGCCGGGGCCTAAACGTGTAGCCCAGGAAGTCGAACTGTATATGGTCGTGGGTTCCGGTTCGCCTGCTGTCCTTGCAATACACCACCCGGGTCTTGTCCGGGTGCATCTCCAGTCCGACCGCGGCCAGCCGCTCCTCCAAATGCGTCCGCATTTGCAGCGCTTCGGCCTCCGTTCGGCAGTGCAAGATGCCATCATCCGCGTAGCGGCAAAACGGGATATCGGCGTGGAAGCGTGATAGCCAGTGGTCCAATGCGTAATGCAGAAACAGGTTGGCAAGAATCGGCGATAGCGGCCCGCCTTGCGGCGTACCCATCGTCCGCGCCTGCCCCGACCCGTCCCGCATCTGCATCGGCGCCGCCAACCAACGCTCCACGTACAGCAAAACCCATTTTTCCGAGCAATGATACCTGAGTGCTTTCAGGAGAAGGCCGTGGTCGATGTTGTCAAACAGGCCGCGAATGTCATATTCCAGCACCCAGTCGCGCTCCCAGCACCGTTTGCGGGTGATGGCAAG is a window from the Thioalkalivibrio paradoxus ARh 1 genome containing:
- the ltrA gene encoding group II intron reverse transcriptase/maturase: MRPFDISKMLVWEAYQRVKANRGAAGVDGETIAEFDRDLSRNLYRIWNRMSSGSYFPPSVKAVPIPKKSGGERMLGVPTVGDRIAQTVVALVLEPILEPVFHADSYGYRPGRSAHDALAITRKRCWERDWVLEYDIRGLFDNIDHGLLLKALRYHCSEKWVLLYVERWLAAPMQMRDGSGQARTMGTPQGGPLSPILANLFLHYALDHWLSRFHADIPFCRYADDGILHCRTEAEALQMRTHLEERLAAVGLEMHPDKTRVVYCKDSRRTGTHDHIQFDFLGYTFRPRRILTRHGKVRTGFTPAVSRQSMTAMRQSLRRRRLSLRSDLSLGSLAEYLAPRIRGWMAYYCRFRGSEFQPVAAHIDRVIVRWAMRKYKRLRGHKHRAFAWLARVKRRFPALFPHWCGRGAFVVGTMGAR